In the genome of Catenovulum adriaticum, one region contains:
- a CDS encoding nucleoside hydrolase-like domain-containing protein, which produces MKHILVLLSVIILFINTAYAKPNIWVLTDLSNPTDRRTGGHPQNDPDDQVSMASLLLMADQFNIAGISIGSTDRQDLRDPMPFFQDMFIKAYTNDISNIKGTHAYQQKLPVFWSSLTRSGKPIQFNHNDNYINIDHLETIKNLADFASNNKVYVLNWGPMTEAAILIKHLISTDNHRALQNTHIISHWTMSFIAQGTPQAPYKVANCTDDLKACHYLHQQAASRHDVKLTELGSIGQSGLVNGSIKNLLPKSAESSQLAQIFNRAKFYYGKPDQSDAATMWVLLQGYHIALDDFQHNGKLTQDEESFYQKRFLQAAPNMMESLKNAANNMAGSTMDETKICAAFTYVYKKQQHYELYAPYKNMRYSIEDDEGNTVLEGIAKGGNEKLDLPIKAEKSYSVTVEYKNWHSHYWL; this is translated from the coding sequence ATGAAACATATTCTTGTTCTATTGTCCGTTATCATATTATTCATTAATACTGCATACGCTAAACCCAACATCTGGGTGCTAACTGATTTATCAAATCCAACAGATAGGCGTACCGGAGGTCACCCGCAAAACGACCCTGACGATCAAGTCTCAATGGCGAGTTTATTGCTAATGGCCGATCAATTTAACATTGCTGGCATATCAATTGGTTCAACTGACAGACAAGATCTCAGAGATCCAATGCCATTTTTTCAAGACATGTTTATAAAGGCCTACACCAACGACATTAGCAATATTAAAGGTACACACGCTTACCAGCAAAAATTACCTGTTTTTTGGTCAAGCCTTACACGCTCAGGCAAACCCATTCAGTTCAACCACAATGATAATTACATCAACATAGATCATCTAGAAACGATCAAAAACCTGGCCGATTTCGCATCAAATAACAAAGTGTATGTTTTAAATTGGGGCCCGATGACTGAAGCCGCAATTTTAATTAAACATCTTATTTCGACGGATAATCATCGTGCTTTACAAAATACTCATATAATTTCACACTGGACCATGTCATTTATTGCGCAAGGTACACCGCAAGCACCATACAAAGTAGCCAACTGCACTGATGATTTAAAAGCATGCCACTATTTACATCAACAAGCCGCTAGCAGACATGACGTTAAACTAACTGAATTAGGCTCTATTGGCCAAAGTGGACTGGTAAACGGTTCGATAAAAAATTTGCTACCTAAAAGCGCTGAAAGTAGCCAATTAGCGCAAATATTTAACCGGGCAAAATTTTATTACGGTAAGCCAGATCAAAGTGATGCGGCAACCATGTGGGTATTACTGCAGGGTTATCATATTGCTCTAGACGACTTTCAGCACAACGGGAAATTAACACAAGACGAAGAGAGTTTTTATCAAAAACGCTTTTTACAAGCGGCACCCAATATGATGGAAAGCTTAAAAAATGCCGCGAATAACATGGCTGGTTCAACAATGGACGAAACTAAGATATGTGCAGCTTTTACCTATGTATATAAAAAACAGCAACACTACGAGCTATATGCCCCTTATAAAAACATGCGTTATTCAATAGAAGATGATGAAGGAAATACCGTCTTAGAGGGTATTGCCAAAGGTGGTAATGAAAAATTGGACTTACCGATAAAAGCAGAAAAATCATACTCAGTAACGGTAGAATATAAAAACTGGCACAGTCATTATTGGCTATAA